In Halovivax gelatinilyticus, the following are encoded in one genomic region:
- a CDS encoding polymer-forming cytoskeletal protein: MKTAGSDPSTRVVVALSLAVLVTFVAAIGLLSPGISDSTPTGWGATDASNDDEVVSLERDAATDLEEPSDGSVDSVETRDRVDDSIDLEDGTTVDGSLVLGTVTDDVTISDDARVRGDLVIDRLDDGSLTVEDDGRIDGSIRIDRLEDGDVTLSDTAHVDGDVVLGDVAEDAAVTVEDDAAIGGDVVVEELGPDGELEIDDDASIAGDLHVLALDADAELDVDEDAVGGAIVLG, encoded by the coding sequence ATGAAAACTGCTGGCTCCGATCCGTCGACCAGAGTGGTCGTCGCACTCTCACTCGCGGTGCTCGTCACGTTCGTCGCCGCGATCGGGCTACTCTCGCCGGGGATTTCGGATTCCACGCCGACCGGCTGGGGAGCGACCGACGCGTCGAACGACGACGAGGTAGTGTCGCTCGAACGGGACGCCGCGACCGACCTAGAAGAACCGAGCGACGGATCAGTCGATTCGGTCGAGACGCGTGATCGAGTCGACGACTCGATAGACCTCGAAGACGGGACGACCGTCGACGGCTCGCTGGTGCTGGGGACCGTCACCGACGACGTCACCATAAGCGACGACGCCCGCGTGCGTGGCGATCTGGTGATCGACCGACTCGACGACGGAAGCCTGACGGTCGAAGACGACGGGCGAATCGACGGTTCGATACGCATCGACCGGCTCGAAGACGGCGACGTGACGCTGAGCGACACGGCTCACGTCGACGGCGACGTGGTTCTGGGAGACGTCGCTGAAGACGCAGCGGTGACGGTCGAAGACGACGCCGCTATCGGTGGCGACGTCGTCGTCGAAGAACTCGGTCCGGACGGCGAACTCGAAATCGATGACGACGCCTCCATCGCCGGCGACCTGCACGTTCTTGCGCTCGACGCAGACGCCGAACTCGACGTCGATGAGGACGCCGTCGGGGGTGCTATCGTCCTCGGTTGA
- a CDS encoding ABC transporter substrate-binding protein: protein MRDDETLVDRRTVLIATGGGIVTLAGLQGSAGAAQDTITVTAVWTDDEEEDFLAVVDHVEEETGLDIEYAPRDTETLLTETLMDYEAGIATSDVVVMPMEGRVRRDGEAGHLEPVGDLWDEEEYSPDHEQVAVGDEVYAAPFGGDIKPGFWYRPSFFDEHGLEEPDDYDGFLDLLAEIDEIDGVEAPLASGNGDGWPLSDVTEAFILRQEDGAQLQVDLIDGEADFTDERVVTAFEEIQELLQEGYFSEVRDFGIQYEFFWENETPLYFMGSWTPAFGAIEDPDDLDYFRLPGANAMVTSINWFTIPAYVDDPDAAREAVEAIVSPEGQEAWTERGGFIPTALDVPDDAFELDIMAQISEEADEVELVPDLDDALGDPFQAEFWSQLLGLWAEPDQDVEPIVEALDDVLQDTVQNDEVEDS, encoded by the coding sequence ATGAGAGACGATGAGACACTCGTCGATAGGCGAACCGTACTGATCGCAACTGGCGGCGGAATCGTGACCCTGGCCGGGCTCCAGGGAAGCGCTGGCGCGGCCCAGGATACCATCACGGTGACGGCCGTCTGGACGGACGACGAAGAGGAAGATTTCCTCGCGGTCGTCGACCACGTCGAGGAGGAGACCGGCCTCGACATCGAGTACGCGCCGCGAGACACAGAAACGCTGTTGACGGAGACGTTGATGGATTACGAGGCCGGCATCGCGACCTCGGACGTCGTCGTGATGCCGATGGAAGGACGCGTCCGCCGAGACGGAGAGGCGGGACACCTGGAACCGGTTGGCGATCTGTGGGACGAAGAGGAGTACTCCCCCGATCACGAGCAGGTGGCCGTCGGGGACGAAGTGTACGCCGCCCCGTTCGGCGGGGACATCAAACCCGGCTTCTGGTACCGCCCGTCGTTCTTCGACGAGCACGGGTTAGAAGAGCCCGACGATTACGACGGGTTCCTCGATCTGCTCGCGGAAATCGACGAGATTGATGGGGTCGAGGCGCCGCTGGCCTCGGGTAACGGCGACGGCTGGCCGCTCAGCGACGTCACCGAGGCATTCATCCTCCGACAGGAAGACGGCGCCCAACTCCAGGTTGACTTAATCGACGGCGAAGCGGACTTCACCGACGAACGCGTCGTCACCGCCTTCGAAGAGATCCAGGAGCTCCTCCAGGAAGGGTACTTCAGCGAAGTCCGAGACTTCGGGATCCAGTACGAGTTCTTCTGGGAGAACGAAACGCCGCTATATTTCATGGGGTCGTGGACGCCAGCGTTCGGCGCCATCGAGGACCCCGACGACCTGGATTACTTCCGGCTCCCCGGCGCGAACGCGATGGTGACGAGCATCAACTGGTTCACCATCCCCGCGTACGTCGACGATCCCGACGCGGCCCGAGAAGCCGTCGAAGCGATCGTCTCCCCCGAGGGACAGGAGGCATGGACGGAGCGCGGCGGCTTCATTCCCACCGCGCTGGACGTGCCCGACGACGCCTTCGAACTCGACATCATGGCACAGATATCGGAAGAGGCGGACGAGGTCGAACTCGTCCCCGACCTGGACGACGCGCTTGGCGATCCGTTCCAGGCGGAGTTCTGGTCGCAGCTGCTCGGGCTCTGGGCGGAACCGGACCAGGACGTCGAACCGATAGTGGAGGCGCTCGACGACGTGCTCCAGGACACCGTTCAGAACGACGAAGTGGAAGACTCGTGA
- a CDS encoding carbohydrate ABC transporter permease translates to MAPNDAPDPNDPPGPNDAPDAVEPRGEETYAERLTDGGRYLAPHEIPDRAPEADVAWRTRLVDAVPTKRRALKYAVAIAIALLWIVPFVGLFMASIRPLSEIIGGWWQLEGMTITFENYTRAWDYSTAPMSRAIRNTFIVTIPSVLIVMLLGVMAAYPFARFEFPLKTTLFFLILLVMAAPPELVAMGNYNALHEFGLFDTYMGLILIHIGWGLGWVVLFLRNFLLGIPREIEEAARIDGASRYQIFRTIILPLSTPALVSVAVIQFTWVWNAFFFPLVFMRSPELYLAPQALPLMRGRVQVEWGLIAAGSIITMAVPVILFLVLQRYYKRGMVAAVAD, encoded by the coding sequence ATGGCACCGAACGACGCACCCGACCCGAACGATCCACCAGGGCCGAACGACGCACCCGACGCGGTTGAACCGCGCGGCGAAGAGACGTACGCGGAACGGCTCACCGACGGCGGACGCTATCTCGCACCCCACGAGATACCCGACAGGGCGCCGGAGGCCGACGTCGCGTGGCGGACCAGACTGGTCGACGCTGTCCCCACGAAGCGACGCGCTCTGAAGTACGCGGTCGCGATCGCGATCGCCCTGCTCTGGATCGTCCCGTTCGTCGGCCTGTTTATGGCCTCGATCCGGCCGCTCTCGGAGATCATCGGCGGCTGGTGGCAACTGGAGGGGATGACGATCACGTTCGAAAACTACACTCGGGCGTGGGACTACTCGACCGCTCCGATGAGCCGCGCGATCCGGAACACGTTCATCGTCACCATCCCGTCGGTGCTCATCGTCATGCTCCTGGGGGTGATGGCGGCGTACCCGTTCGCCCGGTTCGAGTTCCCGCTGAAGACGACGCTGTTCTTTCTCATCTTGCTGGTGATGGCCGCGCCGCCGGAACTCGTCGCGATGGGCAATTACAACGCGCTCCACGAGTTCGGGCTGTTCGATACGTACATGGGGCTCATCTTGATCCACATCGGTTGGGGGTTGGGTTGGGTCGTCCTGTTCTTACGTAACTTCTTGCTCGGCATCCCGAGAGAAATCGAGGAAGCCGCGCGCATCGACGGCGCGTCGCGCTATCAGATCTTCCGGACGATCATCCTGCCGCTGTCGACGCCGGCGCTCGTCTCGGTGGCGGTCATCCAGTTCACCTGGGTCTGGAACGCCTTTTTCTTCCCGCTGGTGTTCATGCGTTCGCCCGAACTGTACCTCGCGCCGCAGGCGCTGCCGTTGATGCGCGGTCGGGTGCAAGTCGAGTGGGGACTCATCGCGGCCGGTTCGATCATCACGATGGCCGTTCCGGTAATCCTGTTCTTGGTACTCCAGCGCTACTACAAGCGCGGGATGGTCGCCGCCGTGGCGGACTGA
- a CDS encoding carbohydrate ABC transporter permease — translation MSLRDQIEDFDAGTGLSLPTDFDTDKAVAIAVFLLPGLTLFAIFTIAPIVYSVIGSFYSWDTFSIEDFVGLDNWVRSLRDPLIVHWSNLREFRYPMGALTHNLLWVVIHVPASTLLGLGLAMLFADLKGRRILRSMIFVGFTVPPIVIGLILLFIYDPQAGIFNELLRVIGQDQWVRNWTQSPQVAIYALIVGGIWVHTGFSMLLYSSALSAIDPAVIESAKIDGAGSWRRFRDIVWPLVKPVTAVVVIMGIIWVMRMFDIVYAAGGAAGGPNHAYSVLGIEVYRAAFRPSIDYGMAMVVALIQLIIVAPLALYIARMN, via the coding sequence ATGAGCTTACGAGATCAGATCGAGGACTTCGACGCCGGTACCGGGCTGAGCCTGCCGACCGATTTCGATACCGACAAAGCCGTCGCGATCGCGGTCTTCTTGCTCCCGGGACTGACGCTGTTTGCCATCTTCACCATTGCACCGATCGTCTACTCGGTGATCGGGAGCTTCTACTCGTGGGATACGTTTTCGATAGAGGACTTCGTCGGGCTCGACAACTGGGTTCGATCGCTCAGAGACCCCCTCATCGTCCACTGGTCGAACCTGCGCGAGTTTCGGTATCCGATGGGGGCACTGACGCACAACCTGCTCTGGGTCGTCATTCACGTCCCCGCGAGTACCCTGCTGGGTCTCGGATTAGCCATGCTGTTCGCGGATCTGAAGGGTCGGCGCATCCTCCGCTCGATGATCTTCGTCGGGTTCACCGTTCCGCCGATCGTCATCGGCCTGATCTTGCTTTTCATCTACGATCCACAGGCCGGGATCTTCAACGAGTTACTCCGGGTCATCGGGCAGGACCAGTGGGTGCGAAACTGGACGCAGTCGCCGCAGGTTGCCATCTACGCGCTGATCGTCGGCGGCATCTGGGTCCACACCGGATTCAGCATGCTGCTATATAGCTCGGCGCTCTCGGCGATCGACCCCGCGGTGATCGAGTCGGCGAAGATCGACGGCGCCGGGTCCTGGCGACGCTTCCGGGACATCGTTTGGCCGCTCGTCAAACCCGTGACCGCCGTGGTCGTCATCATGGGCATCATCTGGGTGATGCGGATGTTCGACATCGTCTACGCCGCGGGCGGTGCTGCCGGGGGCCCGAACCACGCCTACTCGGTGCTCGGAATCGAGGTCTACCGGGCCGCGTTCCGCCCGTCGATCGACTACGGGATGGCGATGGTCGTGGCGCTAATACAACTCATCATCGTGGCCCCGCTCGCGCTGTACATCGCTCGAATGAACTGA
- a CDS encoding ABC transporter ATP-binding protein: protein MTHISLNDVSKYYDGGETVANYKLNLDIEDGEFLVFLGPSGCGKTTALRLIAGLEQPSEGEIYFDDQRVDGWSPSARNVAMVFQNYALYPHMTVKGNIEYPLKVRGMAPDDRDERVAEATELLHIEDQVDKPPAELSGGQRQRVALARAIVREPSVFLLDEPLSNLDAKLRQEMRIELKRLQNELDITTVYVTHNQEEAMGMADRVAVMDRGTIRQLAPPQELYERPRTAWVARFIGMPPMNLFEGTRRNGSIDIGEAGTVEHRSLSGGESRQRELVQAGGRSEAGGDDRDAQAVPVEADGEPAGANVLSLGVRPEDLDVRTEKPTNGNVISGTVDTIEPLGEYVLVNVSVNDQVVNAKVSDTDLERDDPVYLTFADEDAYLYDESGVLVA, encoded by the coding sequence ATGACCCACATCTCGTTGAACGATGTCAGCAAGTATTACGACGGCGGCGAGACCGTCGCGAATTACAAGCTGAATCTCGACATCGAGGACGGCGAGTTCCTCGTCTTTCTCGGGCCGTCCGGATGTGGGAAGACCACGGCGTTACGACTGATCGCCGGGCTCGAACAACCCTCGGAGGGCGAGATCTACTTCGATGACCAGCGCGTCGACGGCTGGTCGCCGAGCGCCAGAAACGTCGCGATGGTGTTTCAGAACTACGCGTTATACCCCCACATGACGGTCAAGGGGAACATCGAATATCCGCTGAAAGTCCGCGGAATGGCGCCCGACGATCGCGACGAACGGGTCGCCGAGGCCACGGAACTGTTACACATCGAAGATCAGGTCGACAAACCGCCGGCGGAACTCTCCGGTGGGCAGCGCCAGCGCGTCGCCCTGGCCCGAGCGATCGTGCGAGAGCCGTCGGTCTTCCTGCTCGACGAACCGCTGTCGAACCTGGACGCGAAACTGCGCCAGGAGATGCGGATCGAGCTGAAACGCCTCCAGAACGAACTCGACATCACGACCGTGTACGTCACCCACAACCAGGAGGAAGCGATGGGGATGGCCGATCGGGTTGCGGTCATGGACCGGGGGACGATCAGACAGTTGGCTCCACCACAAGAACTGTACGAGCGCCCCAGAACGGCGTGGGTCGCACGATTCATCGGCATGCCACCGATGAATTTGTTCGAGGGAACGCGACGAAACGGATCGATCGACATCGGCGAAGCGGGAACCGTCGAACACCGGTCGCTCTCGGGTGGGGAGAGTCGCCAGCGAGAGCTCGTTCAGGCCGGCGGTCGGTCGGAGGCCGGCGGTGACGATCGAGACGCGCAAGCGGTTCCCGTCGAAGCAGACGGGGAGCCGGCCGGAGCGAACGTGCTGTCGCTCGGCGTTCGTCCGGAAGATCTCGATGTACGGACCGAGAAACCGACGAATGGGAACGTAATTTCCGGCACGGTCGATACGATCGAACCGCTCGGCGAGTACGTGCTGGTCAACGTCTCGGTAAACGATCAGGTGGTCAACGCCAAGGTGAGTGATACCGACCTCGAGCGCGACGATCCGGTCTACCTGACGTTCGCCGACGAAGACGCCTACCTGTACGACGAGAGTGGTGTGCTGGTAGCCTGA
- a CDS encoding SatD family protein has translation MTAESAPGGDRYVVLGDVVDSRSITERDRFRETFAEARERVARRYESAFVAGPSVLKGIDELGGVLSTLEPVYDIVVTLQTALHPHAIRIAVASGEISVGPDGSVAQMDGEAFHRATELLEAIERDGLRFGLDTGTHPLDTAIAGEINLLVHVRESWTDRQREVVTRYERAPTQRAVASELEISQQAVSNVLQSASWPLVETIEGRLRETLTDHPADRAAGGEQR, from the coding sequence ATGACCGCAGAATCCGCCCCCGGTGGGGATCGGTACGTCGTCCTCGGCGACGTCGTCGACTCCAGATCGATAACAGAGCGAGATCGGTTTCGCGAGACGTTTGCCGAAGCGCGCGAACGAGTCGCCCGCCGGTACGAGTCGGCGTTCGTCGCCGGTCCGTCGGTGTTGAAGGGAATCGACGAGCTGGGCGGCGTCCTCTCGACGCTCGAACCCGTCTACGATATCGTCGTGACGCTACAAACCGCCCTCCATCCGCACGCGATCAGAATCGCCGTCGCGAGCGGCGAGATCTCGGTCGGCCCCGACGGCTCCGTCGCCCAGATGGACGGCGAGGCGTTCCACCGCGCGACGGAACTGTTAGAGGCGATCGAACGTGACGGACTCAGATTCGGACTCGACACCGGTACGCACCCGCTCGATACCGCGATCGCCGGCGAAATCAACCTCCTCGTCCACGTTCGCGAGTCGTGGACCGACCGCCAGCGGGAAGTCGTCACGCGCTACGAACGCGCGCCGACCCAGCGGGCCGTCGCCAGCGAGTTAGAAATCAGCCAACAAGCCGTCTCGAACGTCCTCCAGAGCGCGTCGTGGCCGCTCGTCGAGACGATCGAAGGACGGCTTCGTGAGACGCTGACCGATCACCCGGCCGATCGGGCCGCCGGGGGTGAACAGAGATGA